In Ostrinia nubilalis chromosome 10, ilOstNubi1.1, whole genome shotgun sequence, a single genomic region encodes these proteins:
- the LOC135075764 gene encoding ESF1 homolog has translation MADILKDSRFAKYLKDPRYRQIPKHERKVKIDKRFQSMFNDEKFKVKYTVDKRGRPVNETSTENLRKYYELESGESSDNSSDEEREDIEKKHSEDSEVNHVPGRFVLRPQPESDAKNALENDKLVRGKLDKKVKERLLDLDIDYARGEGVLMTDSSSDEESSEEEESEFEHEWGELDADAETTDESTKRIAICNMDWDNIKASDLMVLLNSFLPPGGIIHSISIYPSEYGLKRMQEEEVRGPIELTEEKNEDSSDDGGNEEGSTYHMEKLRRYQLNRLKYFYAVVVCDKISTADKLYSECDGMEYESSATRLDMRFIPDDVTFDQEPREVCTKMPDLTKYKPRLFTTTALQQAKVELTWDATNPNRAEAIRSAIDGKIDDLDLKEYLASSSEDEAVDEEIVDAQSDPEDDDPINKYKALLEDIEKKEENKKNKDMEMEITWGLGIKDKAEELVKKKLNEEKDLTPFEKMLKKRKEKKKLKKLKHKQNENDDDLSDKGSEASDDIPSDIDMNDPYFAEEFNKPEFKNNKSKKDKKKQVDSDIDDKDDEDEKQKAELELLLDDEDGKAHFSLKKIQENENTKKSKRKKKLKQKMLEQKQALPDFEINLEDKRFSALYDSHLFNIDPTNPNFKKTKNIEKLIQEKLKRRPADTPVEQPQPKKSKEAAELSLLVKNIKRKTKGVLNK, from the exons ATGGCAGATATTTTAAAAGATAGTCGCTTTGCCAAATACCTCAAGGATCCTCGATATAGACAAATACCGAAACATGAAAGAAAAGTCAAAATTGATAAAAGGTTTCAATCCATGTTCAATGATGAAAAATTCAAAGTGAAATATACAGTGGATAAGCGTGGTAGACCAGTAAATGAAACGTCAACTGAAAATTTAAGAAAGTATTATGAATTAGAGTCTGGAGAGAGTTCTGATAACAGCTCGGATGAGGAGAGAGAAGACATCGAAAAAAAACACAGCGAAGATTCAGAAGTAAACCACGTACCTGGTCGATTTGTGCTTCGTCCTCAACCCGAAAGTGATGCAAAAAATGCACTCGAAAACGATAAATTAGTGAGGGGAAAACTCGACAAGAAGGTTAAAGAAAGATTATTAGATCTTGACATTGACTATGCTCGTGGTGAAG GAGTTCTCATGACTGATAGCTCTTCGGATGAGGAGAGCagtgaagaagaagaaagtGAGTTTGAACATGAATGGGGAGAGTTAGATGCAGATGCTGAAACTACTGATGAATCAACCAAAAG AATAGCAATATGCAATATGGATTGGGACAACATCAAGGCATCAGACTTGATGGTCTTACTTAACTCGTTCCTGCCACCTGGAGGTATCATCCATAGTATTTCT ATCTATCCGTCAGAATATGGCTTAAAAAGAATGCAAGAGGAGGAGGTGCGTGGACCCATAGAACTCACTGAAGAAAAAAATGAAGACTCCTCTGATGATGGAGGGAATGAAGAAG GATCAACCTACCATATGGAAAAATTGCGACGTTACCAGTTAAACAGGCTAAAGTATTTCTATGCTGTAGTCGTCTGTGACAAGATATCTACAGCTGATAAATTATACAGTGAGTGTGATGGGATGGAATATGAAAGCAGTGCCACTCGACTCGACATGAGATTTATTCCTGATGATGTTACCTTTGATCAG GAGCCACGTGAAGTGTGTACAAAGATGCCAGATTTGACAAAATACAAACCACGACTTTTCACAACGACAGCACTTCAGCAAGCGAAAGTGGAACTCACATGGGACGCGACTAATCCCAACCGCGCCGAAGCGATTCGGAGCGCAATCGATGGCAAGATTGATGACCTCGACCTAAAAGAATACCTCGCGTCCAGTAGTGAAG atGAAGCTGTTGATGAAGAAATTGTTGATGCTCAATCTGATCCAGAAGATGATGATCCTATAAATAAGTACAAGGCATTACTTGAAGATATtgagaaaaaagaagaaaataagaaaaacaAAGACATGGAAATGGAAATAACATGGGGCTTGGGAATCAAAGACAAGGCGGAAGAATTAGTCAAGAAGAAACTTAACGAAG aaaaagACTTGACACCCTTTgaaaaaatgttgaaaaaacgcaaagaaaagaagaaactgaagaaattaaaacataaacaaaatgaGAATGATGATGATCTATCAGACAAAGGTTCTGAAGCATCTGATGATATACCTTCAGACATAGATATGAATGATCCATACTTTGCTGAGGAATTTAATAAAccagaatttaaaaataacaaatctaaaaaagataaaaagaaGCAAGTTGATAGTGACATAGATGATAAAGATGATGAAGATGAGAAACAAAAAGCAGAATTAGAGTTACTTTTAGATGACGAGGATGGAAAAGCACACTTCAGTCTTAAAAAGATTCAAGAAAATGAGAACACCAAAAAATCAAAAAGGAAAAAGaaactgaaacaaaaaatgCTTGAACAGAAACAAGCTTTGCCAGACTTTGAAATCAATTTGGAAGACAAACGATTCTCTGCATTGTACGATTCACATCTATTTAATATAGATCCTACTAATCCCAATTTCAAGAAAACTAAGAACATAGAAAAACTGATCCAAGAGAAACTTAAGCGAAGGCCTGCTGATACTCCTGTAGAGCAACCACAACCGAAAAAATCGAAAGAAGCTGCTGAGCTAAGCCTTTTAGTGAAAAATATTAAGAGGAAAACCAAAggggttttaaataaataa
- the LOC135075767 gene encoding DNA (cytosine-5)-methyltransferase PliMCI-like, which produces MPVTVQSQDMGVKTDERQSQSPQNDCDEKGHVIQSPLTPSPKSRPRRNLTRKGNQKCISDMFPIKRSRSPQESEEVLSKKKKIDDNSNQNNGPTNCNSSLDGQDINIVLEKEPDSLKTQEDNSAEVESLDKSKTNDDAPDVVITDEIKQNDTDFHNDNTKNNNEVLDTEKCTICGQFLNNSDIIYYQGHPQDAVEEFIALTNEKLVLASGDEGDIMERPQTNITGFSIFDEQGHLCPIDGGLVENDVRIYMSGYLKSICSDSPDIDEESIPVKDVGPIIEWFIHGFDGGNKNCITLSTEFGEYNLMKPSEAYTPLMNNLYEKIWLSKVVVEYLEEYHYLQPSYEDLLEVIREATIPELDNKKMSEEMLHKHAQFVCDQVVSLEADEDDDPLITLPCIRELIKLMGIKFGKRKVRAKIDYKKVDKKAWTKATTTPLVRKTFESFFSNQLDKTNHELTLRRKRCGVCEACQLPDCGECNACRAMAKFGGHGRTKKACVRRLCPNMAVEQAEDSELDDDDDFQSMVEKKHHDKIEDVVPVKLTGANNRKIKWIGDPVKADSTKIYYEKVEIEGSELQIGDFVMVETSQPNIPALVTRVVYMWQETINPKSGYFHGEVFIRSSDTVLGEVSDPREVYLGDRCCHGAPLSSILRKAYVERKSVPNDWFKLGGKEVVDEAFEDDGKTYFYQKYYERFTARFEDIPTDPICPNDLRKHRFCPSCERKTKKDAKNIPRVSGKLAEKSDAVPEENRTEWSVVRWQDYDFKKGSGVFLKPGTFLLKNNLANNTNQRAPKIDKVDENIYPEYYRKSDNYLRGSNVDTGEPFCVGYVAAVVAASDGPLIVPQDIYLKVHVLYRPENTTSRFPQHEDLNVVYWTDEIREVPFSAVVGPCSIYYESNIPNDESLHDWLEKDPNRIYFRMAFDKTSGQFVSVPHHATGVGRTEKGKDKGKGKGKSSKPAEASSRASEARIRPLRTLDVFAGCGGLSDGLHQAGVGECRWAIENVEAAAHAYSLNNRGCVVFNEDCNALLREALGGATHARGLRLPAQGEVELLCGGPPCQGFSGMNRFNSREYSNFKNSLVASYLSYCDYYRPKYFILENVRNFVAFKKGMVLKLTLRALLDMGYQCTFGILQAGNYGVPQTRRRLIIFAAAPGYKLPLYPEPTHVFSRRACSLTTTIDGKRFATNIHWDESAPRRTCTVQDAMSDLPRICNGANKVEIDYGSMPESHFQRLVRSKDETAKLRDHICKNMAPLIQARISRIPTTPGSDWRDLPNLSVTLSDGTKCKVLQYRYEDKKNGRSSTGGLRGVCACAAGGTCSPGDKQENTLIPWCLPHTGNRHNNWAGLYGRISWDGYFSTTVTDPEPMGKQGRVLHPEQARVVSVRECARSQGFRDAYVFAGSLQDKHRQIGNAVPPPLGAALGREIKKALAASISS; this is translated from the exons ATGCCGGTTACTGTTCAATCTCAAGACATGGGTGTGAAAACTGATGAAAGGCAGTCTCAGTCTCCCCAAAACGATTGTGATGAAAAAGGACATGTAATCCAAAGCCCTTTGACACCATCACCCAA ATCTAGACCCAGGAGAAATCTCACTCGAAAAGGAAATCAAAAGTGTATTTCTGATATGTTCCCAATAAAAAGAAGTAGAAGTCCACAAGAAAGTGAAGAAGTGCTTAGT aaaaagaaaaaaattgatgACAACAGTAATCAAAATAATGGTCCAACAAATTGTAACAGCAGCCTCGATGGGCAAGATATAAACATAGTATTAGAAAAAGAGCCTGACTCTTTAAAAACACAAGAAGATAATAGCGCTGAAGTAGAAAGTTTAGACAAAAGCAAGACAAATGATGATGCCCCAGATGTGGTTATAACTGATGAAATCAAGCAAAATGATactgattttcataatgataatactaaaaataataatgaagtttTGGACACTGAGAAATGTACTATATGTGGACAATTTCTCAATAATTCAGACATTATTTACTATCAAGGGCACCCTCAAGATGCAGTGGAAGAGTTTATAGCTTTGACCAATGAAAAGTTGGTTCTGGCATCAG GGGATGAAGGGGATATCATGGAGAGACCACAAACAAACATAACAGGATTCTCAATATTTGATGAGCAAGGGCATTTGTGCCCCATCGATGGAGGGCTAGTTGAAAATGATGTACGGATATACATGTCTGGGTATCTAAAATCAATTTGCTCAGATTCCCCTGATATAGATGAGGAATCGATACCTGTCAAGGATGTTGGTCCCATTATTGAATG GTTCATTCATGGCTTTGATGGAGGTAACAAAAATTGTATAACATTGTCTACTGAATTTGGAGAGTACAATTTGATGAAACCTAGTGAAGCTTATACTCCACTAATGAATAATTTATATGAAAAGATCTGGTTAAGTAAAGTGGTTGTTGAATATTTAGAAGAATACCATTATCTTCAGCCATCATATGAAGATTTACTTGAAGTGATTCGAGAGGCGACTATTCCTGAActtgataataaaaaaatgagtgAAGAAATGCTTCATAAACATGCACAATTTGTTTGCGATCAGGTAGTCAGCTTAGAAGCAGATGAGGATGATGATCCTCTAATAACTTTACCGTGCATAAGAGAATTGATTAAATTAATGGGCATTAAGTTCGGTAAACGTAAAGTCCGTGCCAAGATTGATTATAAAAAAGTTGATAAAAAGGCTTGGACTAAAGCAACCACTACCCCCTTAGTAAGAAAAACTTTTGAAAGTTTCTTTTCAAACCAGTTGGACAAAACTAATCATGAGCTCACACTGAGAAGGAAGAGATGTGGAGTTTGTGAGGCCTGCCAGTTACCAGACTGTGGTGAATGCAATGCTTGCCGAGCTATGGCTAAATTTGGTGGTCATGGAAGAACAAAAAAGGCCTGTGTCCGCCGACTGTGTCCCAATATGGCAGTAGAACAAGCTGAAGATTCAGAactagatgatgatgatgacttccaAAGTATGGTAGAAAAGAAGCATCATGATAAAATCGAAGATGTTGTCCCGGTGAAATTAACAGGAGCTAATaatagaaagataaaatggattGGTGATCCAGTTAAAGCAGATTCAACAAAAATTTATTATGAAAAAGTTGAAATTGAGGGATCTGAACTTCAAATCGGTGACTTTGTGATGGTAGAAACTTCACAACCCAATATACCAGCCTTAGTAACTAGAGTGGTATACATGTGGCAAGAAACAATAAATCCTAAATCAGGTTATTTCCATGGCGAGGTTTTTATTAGATCCTCTGACACAGTTTTGGGAGAAGTGAGTGATCCCAGGGAGGTGTATTTAGGCGATAGGTGTTGTCATGGCGCCCCTTTGTCCTCAATATTAAGAAAAGCTTATGTGGAAAGAAAATCGGTGCCTAACGATTGGTTCAAACTTGGAGGCAAAGAGGTTGTCGATGAAGCATTTGAAGATGAtggaaaaacatatttttaccaaaaatattatgaaagatTTACAGCCCGTTTTGAAGATATACCTACAGATCCTATTTGTCCTAACGATTTAAGGAAACACAGGTTTTGTCCATCATGTGAACGGAAAACGAAAAAGGACGCAAAGAACATTCCAAGGGTTTCTGGAAAACTAGCTGAAAAATCGGATGCGGTACCTGAAGAAAATAGAACCGAGTGGTCTGTAGTGAGATGGCAGGACTATGATTTTAAAAAAGGCTCAGGCGTTTTCCTGAAACCTGGAACATTCttgcttaaaaataatttggccaACAACACAAACCAAAGAGCTCCCAAAATCGATAAAGTAGACGAAAACATCTACCCGGAGTATTACAGAAAAAGCGATAATTATTTGCGCGGTTCCAACGTAGACACCGGTGAACCTTTCTGTGTGGGATACGTCGCGGCCGTCGTGGCGGCCAGCGACGGCCCTCTGATAGTGCCCCAGGACATCTATCTGAAAGTTCACGTACTGTACAGGCCGGAGAACACCACCAGCCGCTTCCCCCAGCACGAGGACCTGAACGTCGTTTACTGGACCGACGAAATCCGAGAAGTTCCGTTCTCGGCCGTGGTCGGCCCGTGCAGCATATATTACGAGAGCAACATTCCAAACGACGAATCCTTACACGACTGGTTGGAGAAAGACCCGAACAGGATCTACTTCAGGATGGCGTTCGACAAGACCAGCGGCCAGTTCGTGAGCGTGCCTCACCACGCCACGGGCGTAGGTCGGACCGAAAAAGGGAAAGACAAGGGGAAGGGGAAAGGCAAGTCGAGCAAGCCGGCGGAGGCGAGCTCGCGAGCCTCGGAGGCGAGGATACGGCCGCTGAGGACTCTCGACGTGTTCGCGGGCTGCGGCGGGCTGTCGGACGGGCTGCACCAGGCCGGCGTGGGCGAGTGCCGCTGGGCGATCGAGAACGTGGAGGCGGCGGCGCACGCGTACTCGCTCAACAACCGCGGCTGCGTGGTGTTCAACGAGGACTGCAACGCGCTGCTGCGCGAGGCGCTGGGCGGCGCCACGCACGCGCGCGGCCTGCGCCTGCCCGCGCAGGGCGAGGTGGAGCTGCTGTGCGGCGGCCCGCCCTGCCAG GGCTTCTCCGGCATGAACCGCTTCAACTCGCGCGAGTACTCCAACTTCAAGAACTCGCTCGTCGCGTCCTACCTCTCGTACTGCGACTACTACCGCCCGAAGTACTTCATCCTGGAGAACGTGCGCAACTTCGTCGCGTTCAAGAAGGGCATGGTGCTGAAGCTGACGCTGCGGGCGCTGCTCGACATGGGCTACCAGTGCACGTTCGGCATCCTGCAGGCGGGAAACTACGGCGTGCCGCAGACCCGGAGGCGGTTGATTATATTCGCGGCGGCGCCGGGCTACAAGCTGCCGCTGTATCCCGAGCCGACTCACGTATTCAGCCGGCGCGCGTGCTCGCTGACCACCACCATCGACGGGAAACGCTTCGCCACCAACATCCACTGGGACGAGTCAGCGCCGCGCCGGACTTGCACCGTCCAGGACGCGATGAGCGACCTGCCTCGCATCTGCAACGGAGCGAACAAAGTGGAGATAGATTACGGGTCCATGCCCGAGAGCCATTTCCAGCGTTTGGTGAGAAGTAAAGATGAGACGGCAAAATTGCGGGACCACATCTGCAAAAACATGGCCCCGTTGATTCAAGCCAGGATCTCGAGGATTCCGACGACCCCGGGATCCGATTGGAGGGACCTTCCGAACTTATCGGTCACCCTGTCGGATGGAACTAAATGCAag GTGCTGCAGTACCGTTACGAAGACAAGAAGAACGGGCGGTCGTCGACGGGCGGCTTACGCGGCGTGTGCGCGTGCGCCGCCGGCGGCACCTGCTCGCCCGGCGACAAGCAGGAGAACACGCTCATTCCCTGGTGCCTGCCGCACACCGGCAACCGCCACAACAACTGGGCCGGCCTCTACG GGCGCATATCGTGGGACGGGTACTTCAGCACGACGGTGACGGACCCCGAGCCGATGGGCAAGCAGGGCCGCGTGCTCCACCCGGAGCAGGCGCGCGTGGTGTCGGTGCGCGAGTGCGCGCGCTCGCAGGGCTTCCGCGACGCCTACGTGTTCGCCGGCTCGCTGCAGGACAAGCACCGGCAG ATTGGAAATGCGGTACCGCCTCCACTAGGTGCGGCGTTGGGTAGAGAAATAAAGAAAGCACTGGCTGCAAGTATTTCTTCTTAA
- the LOC135075765 gene encoding serine--tRNA ligase, mitochondrial, whose translation MLMTRFLWKRSYFRLCSSATFPDIDTDYYCDTKNASEIKHNIHIRKGIGDIDRVLNTYKVLKSTPVCDVNYNSIKTNLLRELSYLPNKTHPTVREYEHEPFLLHEINKRKEFGEYKPLEFSEITRRLNLMRTDKLGHTCGHKSYYFLNQLAELEEALIKYTVSYLIKNNFQLVSVPDILPSNILESCGMAINSDRTQIYSLDPHHHGPDLYLSGTAEMSLAGLLMNSVHTKQSLPLKLAAVSRCYRAETSNIIEERGIYRVHQFTKVEMFVVTTPEDSDNMLEYIRKQQEELFSELGIHMRVLDMPPHELGAPAYRKYDIEAWMPGRNNYGEISSCSNCTDYQSRRLHIKYEENKVFKYVHTLNGTACAVPRMLISLVETHQDPKGKILIPTVLQPFMNHTTHIGRNTSVPELKIMKIKK comes from the exons ATGTTAATGACAAGATTTCTGTGGAAACGAAGTTATTTTAGATTGTGTTCATCAGCAACATTTCCAGACATAGATACTGATTATTATTGTGATACCAAAAACGCATCagaaataaaacataatatccATATCAGAAAAGGAATAGGCGATATAGATCGAGTTTTGAATACATATAAGGTTCTAAAATCAACACCAGTTTGTGATGTGAATTATAATTCTATCAAAACAAATCTGTTACGAGAACTAAGTTATTTACCTAACAAAACTCATCCCACTGTGCGGGAATATGAACATGAGCCATTTCTTTtgcatgaaataaataaaagaaaagagTTTGGGGAATATAAACCATTAGAATTTAGTGAAATAACACGACGCCTTAACTTGATGAGAACTGACAAACTGGGACACACATGTGGACACAAAagctattattttttaaatcagttGGCTGAGTTGGAGGaagctttaataaaatatacagtgtcttatttaattaaaaacaattttcaaCTGGTTTCTGTGCCAGATATTTTACCCAGTAATATTTTGGAAAGTTGTGGTATGGCTATAAACAGTGATCGTACTCag atataTTCTTTAGACCCACATCATCATGGTCCAGATTTATATTTGTCAGGCACGGCAGAGATGTCTTTAGCTGGGTTATTGATGAATTCAGTCCACACAAAGCAAAGCCTACCTTTAAAACTTGCAGCTGTCAGTAGGTGCTATAGAGCAGAAACTTCCAATATTATAGAAGAAAGAGGCATTTACag GGTACATCAATTTACAAAAGTTGAAATGTTTGTTGTCACAACCCCTGAAGACTCTGATAATATGCTAGAATACATAAGAAAACAACAAGAGGAATTGTTTTCTGAGTTGGGGATTCACATGAGAGTGTTAGATATGCCACCGCATGAGTTAGGAGCACCTGCTTATag GAAATATGATATTGAGGCATGGATGCCTGGCAGGAATAATTATGGTGAAATATCAAGCTGTAGTAATTGTACAGATTATCAATCGAGGAGGCTCCATATAAAGTATGAAGAgaataaagtatttaaatatgTCCACACATTAAATGGCACTGCTTGTGCTGTACCGAGAATGCTAATTTCCCTTGTAGAAACTCATCAAGATCCTAAAGGAAAAATTCTGATTCCTACTGTATTGCAACCTTTTATGAATCACACTACACATATAGGACGAAATACAAGTGTACCAGAattgaaaataatgaaaattaaaaagtaa
- the LOC135075766 gene encoding KRR1 small subunit processome component homolog, with amino-acid sequence MNMENPDSDEEKHEPGPVENAWSMKIPKFTPEDNPHGLLEESKFATLFPKYREQYLKECWPLVQKVLKEHYIVAELDLIEGSLTVKTTRKTWDPYIIIKARDLMKLLSRSVPFEQAARVLEDEIGCDIIKINSFVRKKETFLKRRQRLIGPNGVTLKSIELLTECYVLVQGNTVSAVGPYKGLVQVRRIVEDTMKNIHPMYNIKSLMIKRELMKDPNLKNESWDRFLPKFKSKNVPRKQPKKKVIKKPYTPFPPPQPESKIDKELATGEYFLKDDQKKAKRRHEKEEKQAIAKRAKQEQRQKEFIPPKEKPVDTPKTDQGVDIKQLKAKMKKFSKQHKSLKKNNVNNE; translated from the coding sequence ATGAACATGGAAAACCCCGATAGTGATGAAGAAAAACACGAACCCGGACCGGTAGAAAACGCCTGGTCAATGAAAATTCCCAAATTTACTCCAGAAGATAATCCACATGGCTTGTTGGAAGAAAGTAAATTTGCAACACTATTTCCTAAATATCGGGAACAGTATTTAAAGGAATGTTGGCCTTTAGTTCAGAAGGTTTTGAAGGAGCACTATATTGTTGCCGAGTTAGATCTTATTGAAGGCAGTCTGACAGTGAAAACGACTCGAAAAACTTGGGACCCCTATATCATTATTAAGGCTAGAGACCTAATGAAATTACTGTCCAGAAGTGTTCCATTTGAACAAGCAGCAAGAGTTCTCGAAGATGAGATTGGGTGTgacattataaaaattaattcctttgtaagaaaaaaagaaacattCTTGAAGAGAAGGCAACGCTTAATTGGACCGAATGGAGTGACATTGAAATCTATTGAATTATTGACTGAATGCTATGTACTTGTACAAGGCAACACTGTTTCAGCTGTGGGCCCATATAAAGGTCTAGTGCAAGTGAGGAGAATAGTGGAAGACACAATGAAGAATATTCACCCTATGTACAACATAAAAAGCTTAATGATAAAGAGAGAACTTATGAAAGatcctaatttaaaaaatgaaagttggGATAGGTTTTTGCCCAAATTCAAAAGCAAAAATGTTCCACGAAAACAACCAAAGAAGAAAGTTATCAAAAAGCCTTACACACCATTCCCACCTCCACAACCTGAAAGTAAAATTGACAAAGAATTGGCAACCGGTGAATACTTCCTCAAGGATGATCAGAAGAAAGCTAAACGGCGCcatgaaaaagaagaaaaacaagCCATTGCTAAAAGAGCAAAACAAGAACAAAGGCAAAAAGAATTTATACCGCCTAAAGAGAAACCAGTTGATACTCCGAAAACTGATCAAGGTGTGGACATTAAGCAACTAAAAGCTAAAATGAAGAAGTTCTCTAAACAACATAAATCACTtaagaaaaataatgtaaataatgaataa